The sequence caagactagaaaagcactcggagagcgcagacctcggccaaggcagatcagtccccccccgatccccaccaaaatttaatcatttgtcccttgtgccagtatcaacatttcctgaaattttcatccacatcagtccataactttttgagttatcttgcacacggacagacagacagacaaacaaaccaacgccggcaaaaacataacctccttggcggaggtaataaatattttTTGCTACATGTTTGTTGATTTAAAAGACAATTTTACAAGCAAACCAGGTTGTGGTAACTTTATAAGTATCAGATTGTGAAAATACCTAGTTATAAGAGCTACAAACCCACAAGTAGCGCggcagtagttgcttttccataggatatctgcgcaaaacttaaCCAGTATTTACtatatgtcaaaaaaacagaagtgtgtaatgccgATTTTTTCActgaatcacaaatgcgatgatttgttcatttattattgtgaaaatgacacgagaagttatgccataaacatgatgacaaacGTAAGTACcgtgctgatttacagatatattcattattgttatatattacccttctatctagtactaaattaaaaaatgattcggtttcctggtgtgtccacatataccttgccatgtttcttttaaaactctttttctttgcttgttaTAATGTTCGTCaacaaccatttttttttaaaaatccatgtGACTCTTGTTGCtgcaaaaggtctttccattacagttttccatgATTTACCAACTGCGCTACACCCAATAAACCACCTCTTGCCCGCGCAAAAAACTTTTGATCGAAATATAAGaggtttggcgaaattgttgttttcccattaggcaaatttttattcgcaagttataattgcacaatttgagggtcaatggaaaagcaactagtgacaacATCCtatctgtctctgtccaaaaaGTTACTCAGATTCACTgtatctctgcagcttcaacagaTAAACACATATGTAGTGTTTTCATTGCTTCTTATACTTTGTCACTTGTTCTCAAAAGGCAAGACAGGTGTTAaagtcagggtgcgatttgttgggggggatggggggggggggttaatcccctcccccccctctggtttttccatccgtacttctgctcaatgaattttatCCTcgggggggggacaaccaaccaactgaaataacaggcaggttgtgacagttttcttacatctctatcctacattactggcactaacgttcacctgaaccacactgtcagcagtctcagaattcacaaacatccccatgcactggagcGCCGTAAAGGGGGATGGGGAggtaacaaattcatggggcccagtgtttgtgggtggcccatagagcagtggagagggtccagtggatacaggttagaagttgtgaaaattttgtgtaaggtccgctgtagaatagaggaatagaacccggaagTGGGACGTTGAAAGTATCATGTTTGGCGTTACTGATCACATACCAAGTCTTCAGATTGACTCCCAGTTCTCCTGTCATGATCCAGATGACTGATGGCATCTgttaaaaagcacaaaacataaaaaatatcagTATTACAGGAGTCAGTGTTGAAGACTGCAAGTTCTAAAATTGTCAAATAGAGAAATTCAAGTGTTCGCTGCATGATGAACCTACTTTTGCAATGTTCACAAACTCTACTTCGACTAAGAAGGACACACAGAACGACGATCACAGTCACACAGAAGGCCAACAAAACTCCCAGTGCAATGACAACAGGGTCATTTTCTGGTTCTGTAATATATGGAAATATGTTCAGAACAAGATCTAAGGTTTTGTAAGACTAAAGTTAATTAAAGTTCAAGTAAAAGTATTGACAGCAGAGGGCTTTGCTTCATGAAACTGTGCAGGCGACGACACTAAATCATAACCTGATGCAGCTGCTCCGAATGTAATCTAGCGTTTACACATATAGGTTTTTGGGTAAATTTGATTTAATGTAATGTATAAAACAAAAagcaatatacagtattaataaagTGAGTGATAATTGGCTTCATTTTGCTTtgattaaatatctttttttctgtttctaattctttatATGCTTAACTGAATAATCAGTATTTCTGCTCTAAAGTTGTACCTGTCTCCACTTTAGTTCCTCCACCAAACAGGATCTGTCCACATGTGGCCACAGCACAGTAGTAAGTCCCAGAATCAGACGAGTCCTGTACGGTTGTAGACAGACGGTAGATGCATTTCCTTTTGTCTTGTTCTTCAGTCTTGTTCTTGTGAGTGTAGATGATTCCTGGTCCGTATCCTCCTGATCCGGCTCTGAACCAGTACACATTGTGTTCACCTGGACACTGGACTGGCTTTTCTTTGTCCTCAGACAGAAGTGAACACTGGAGACTCACTGAATGTCCTCTCTGCACTGAAGCTGCTGGTGGATTTTGTTCCACGGAGATAAAATTCTGCTGATTTGTTTGATCTGTGTGATGAACAGTGGTATTGAGATGGTAATTCATGCTCTTTTGAGGACAATATAATAAACAGACTCATCTACAAAAGAATAATATGAAGTAATGTACTCACCATTGACTGCTATGAATGTGCTGTTAAGGAGAGTCATACCATGTGAAGGTCCACTTTGGCAGAAATACATTGCTTCATCCTCCTTTCTGATCTTTCTAATGGTGAAAATATACTGACCCTCATTTCTAGTAATATTGAAATGTAAGAATTCAAattgatttttaatgtttgtg is a genomic window of Sphaeramia orbicularis chromosome 10, fSphaOr1.1, whole genome shotgun sequence containing:
- the LOC115427378 gene encoding uncharacterized protein LOC115427378, which gives rise to MSELLSALVLLSTMSLIQAAEVPHPISSTMVKIGDSASFYCPVTDEVTYFYWYKQSLGRQMQTVAETVYGNTNIKNQFEFLHFNITRNEGQYIFTIRKIRKEDEAMYFCQSGPSHGMTLLNSTFIAVNDQTNQQNFISVEQNPPAASVQRGHSVSLQCSLLSEDKEKPVQCPGEHNVYWFRAGSGGYGPGIIYTHKNKTEEQDKRKCIYRLSTTVQDSSDSGTYYCAVATCGQILFGGGTKVETEPENDPVVIALGVLLAFCVTVIVVLCVLLSRSRVCEHCKNAISHLDHDRRTGSQSEDLDGGAVDVNYSTLTFSARTKQGNQKKREQDCVYSAVRDYHTHPNQSAL